A single region of the Mustela lutreola isolate mMusLut2 chromosome 2, mMusLut2.pri, whole genome shotgun sequence genome encodes:
- the UCN2 gene encoding urocortin-2 → MTRWALLVLMVLTWGRALLVPATPLPAFQNTSQATPHLVTSESTSASTAGPSSAWGYPSPGPRPGPRITLSLDVPIGLLQILLEQARARALRERAATNARILAQVGRR, encoded by the coding sequence ATGACCAGGTGGGCTCTGCTGGTGCTGATGGTCCTGACGTGGGGCAGGGCCCTGCTTGTCCCTGCGACCCCTCTCCCAGCCTTCCAGAACACTTCCCAGGCCACTCCCCACCTCGTGACCTCGGAGAGCACCTCAGCCAGCACCGCAGGCCCCTCCAGTGCTTGGGGCtaccccagccccggcccccgcccAGGTCCCCGCATCACCCTCTCACTGGATGTCCCCATTGGCCTCCTGCAGATCTTACTGGAGCAGGCTCGGGCCAGAGCTTTGAGGGAGCGGGCTGCCACCAATGCTCGCATCCTGGCCCAGGTTGGCCGCCGCTGA